Proteins from a single region of Sneathiella aquimaris:
- the proB gene encoding glutamate 5-kinase, whose product MAALSDRFTTAKRVVIKIGSALLVDGETGKLRKSWLSALAEDISVMRERGQEVLIVSSGSIALGRQILKLKTGVLKLEESQAAAAAGQIQLAHAYQEFLGIYDLNVAQILLTLGDTEERRRYLNARSTLSTLLSLGAVPVINENDTIATSEIRYGDNDRLAARVAQMIGADCLILLSDVDGLYKEDPSQNPDAEFISEVSNLTEDILSMAGGVQTDVGSGGMVTKLKAAQIAMAAGCHMYIASGTIQHPLTAIERGARTTCFVAADTPRSARKKWIAGGLSTQGTYCVDAGALQALSRGTSLLPAGVTKVIGTFERGDLVAIEGPHGEELGRGLTAYSSEDALRIIGHKSSEIAKILGYSGRDEIVHRDELVLD is encoded by the coding sequence ATGGCAGCCTTAAGCGATAGATTCACAACGGCCAAGCGGGTTGTCATAAAAATTGGCTCGGCCCTTCTGGTCGACGGGGAGACAGGAAAATTACGGAAATCCTGGCTAAGTGCATTGGCAGAGGATATCTCTGTCATGCGCGAACGCGGACAGGAAGTTCTGATCGTCTCATCGGGCTCTATAGCGCTTGGGCGTCAAATTCTTAAACTTAAGACCGGCGTGTTAAAGCTGGAAGAAAGTCAGGCTGCTGCGGCCGCCGGACAGATCCAACTCGCCCATGCCTACCAGGAATTTTTGGGCATATATGACCTGAATGTGGCGCAAATCCTTCTCACCCTGGGGGATACGGAAGAACGCAGGCGCTATCTGAATGCCAGAAGCACTTTATCGACGTTGCTGTCCCTCGGCGCTGTTCCAGTTATCAATGAAAACGATACCATCGCCACCAGCGAAATCCGCTATGGCGACAATGATCGATTGGCCGCCCGCGTCGCACAGATGATTGGTGCTGATTGCCTTATCCTGCTGAGTGACGTGGATGGCCTTTATAAAGAGGACCCGTCACAAAATCCGGACGCCGAATTCATTTCGGAAGTTTCGAACCTGACTGAAGATATTCTATCAATGGCAGGGGGTGTTCAAACGGACGTTGGAAGCGGCGGCATGGTCACGAAACTAAAAGCGGCCCAAATCGCGATGGCTGCAGGATGTCACATGTACATCGCCAGTGGCACGATCCAGCACCCCTTAACAGCAATTGAACGCGGGGCGCGGACAACCTGCTTTGTTGCTGCAGACACGCCCAGGAGTGCCCGCAAAAAGTGGATCGCTGGCGGATTGTCGACACAAGGAACCTACTGCGTTGACGCAGGTGCCCTTCAGGCCTTGTCACGGGGAACCAGCCTGTTGCCAGCAGGCGTGACTAAAGTCATCGGTACGTTTGAGCGGGGCGACCTGGTTGCCATTGAAGGGCCACACGGCGAAGAGCTGGGGCGCGGGCTGACCGCCTACTCGTCTGAAGACGCCCTTCGGATCATTGGTCACAAAAGTAGTGAGATTGCAAAAATTCTGGGCTATTCTGGCCGAGATGAAATTGTTCATCGGGATGAG
- the obgE gene encoding GTPase ObgE, whose amino-acid sequence MKFLDQAKIYLKSGNGGPGSVSFRREKYIEFGGPNGGDGGRGGSVLIRCVDGLNTLIDYRYQQHFKAKNGGHGMGRDRTGASAPDVILKVPVGTQVLEDDNDTLIADMTEVGQEIALCKGGDGGRGNAAFKTSTNRAPRKFEEGWPGEERWIWLRLKLIADAGLVGLPNAGKSTFLSATSRARPKIADYPFTTLVPQLGVVRAGNREFVLADIPGLIEGASEGVGLGHRFLGHVERCRVLLHMIDGTEEDVAASYKTIRGELDAYAEDLAKKEEILVLNKIDSLLDEEIAEKVAILEKLSGSKVMTISAVTGDKVDEVLFELMDIIHADKEDEKAEQQAAERLEAGEEEEKWQP is encoded by the coding sequence GCGAAAATCTATCTAAAGTCTGGTAACGGCGGGCCCGGCTCTGTCAGTTTCCGGCGCGAGAAATACATTGAATTTGGCGGTCCGAACGGCGGCGATGGCGGTCGAGGCGGTTCTGTCCTTATCCGGTGTGTTGACGGCCTTAACACCCTGATTGATTACCGATATCAGCAGCATTTCAAAGCCAAGAATGGCGGACATGGAATGGGCCGTGACCGTACCGGAGCATCCGCCCCGGATGTTATTCTGAAGGTTCCTGTCGGAACGCAGGTCCTTGAAGATGACAATGACACACTCATTGCCGATATGACCGAGGTTGGTCAGGAAATTGCCTTGTGTAAGGGCGGTGACGGCGGCCGCGGCAATGCGGCTTTTAAAACATCAACCAACCGCGCCCCCCGGAAATTTGAAGAGGGCTGGCCCGGCGAGGAACGCTGGATCTGGCTGCGCCTGAAACTGATCGCCGATGCGGGTTTGGTCGGCTTGCCGAATGCCGGAAAATCAACGTTCCTCAGTGCAACCAGTCGCGCCCGACCAAAAATTGCCGACTACCCGTTTACAACACTTGTTCCTCAATTGGGTGTTGTCCGGGCGGGCAACCGTGAATTTGTGCTCGCCGATATTCCTGGTCTGATTGAAGGCGCGTCAGAAGGCGTTGGTCTTGGCCACCGTTTCCTTGGACATGTGGAACGTTGCCGTGTTTTGCTCCATATGATCGACGGTACCGAAGAAGATGTTGCGGCCTCTTACAAGACCATTCGGGGTGAGCTGGACGCATATGCCGAAGATCTTGCCAAAAAAGAAGAAATTCTTGTCCTAAACAAGATCGACTCTCTGCTGGATGAGGAAATTGCGGAAAAAGTTGCGATCCTTGAGAAATTGTCTGGTAGCAAAGTCATGACGATCTCCGCTGTTACGGGAGACAAGGTTGACGAAGTCCTGTTTGAACTGATGGATATCATCCATGCGGACAAAGAGGATGAGAAAGCCGAACAACAAGCAGCTGAACGGTTGGAAGCAGGCGAAGAAGAAGAGAAATGGCAGCCTTAA